The sequence CCAAACAGTTGATTAATTCCACTATCATTAAACTGAGCAGCAATGGTTCCTACTACAGGAAGATCTTCATCTGCAGCAGTCCACAACTCGTGATTGCGTTTGTATTGTTTTCTTACATCATGTAATGCATCCAATGCACCCGCTTTATCAAACTTATTGATGCAGATGATGTCTGCATAATCCAGCATATTGATTTTTTCTAACTGCGAAGCAGCTCCATATTCAGGTGTCATCACATACAAACTCACATCGCAGAATTCCAGAATAGAAGCGTCACTTTGTCCTACACCTGCAGACTCAAGAATCACCATATCAAATCCTGCCATTTTGCAGATATTAATTGCTTCCTGAACATGTGCACTTAGTGCAGTATTGTCGTCACGGGTAGCCAGACTTCTCATGTAAGCTCGATTATGTGCAATGGCATTCATTCGGATTCTATCTCCCAGCAAAGCACCACCGGTTTTTTTCTTGGAAGGATCTACAGAAATAACTGCAATGGTTTTATCTGTATAATTATTGAGGTATCTTCTCACAATTTCATCTGTAACAGAACTTTTACCTGCACCGCCGGTTCCGGTAATACCTAACACAGGAACAGATCCAGTATCAACACCCAAATCAGCAACTTCGATCTGCCCAAGATTTTCTGCGATGGTAATTTTACGGGCTATGCTTCGAATGTCTTTGGCTTCACCCAGATTCATCGGACTATTGGTATTGGCAGGCTTATCCAAGGCAAAATCACATTGTTGTAATACATCTTCAATCATTCCCTCCAATCCCATTTTTCTTCCATCATCAGGACTATAGATACGGGTGATTCCATAATGATGTAATTCTCTGATTTCCTCTGGAAGGATAGTACCACCACCGCCTCCGAATATTTTTATATGACCACAACCATTTTGGTCAAGTAAATCTTTCATGTATTTAAAAAACTCAACATGTCCTCCCTGGTAACTGGTAATGGCAATTCCCTGCACATCTTCTTCAATGGCACATTCCACAATTTCTGCTACACTTCTGTTGTGCCCCAGGTGGATGATTTCAGCCCCTTTCGATTGCAAAATTCTTCGCATGATATTGATAGCTGCATCATGTCCATCAAATAAACTCGCTGCTGTAACAATCCTAACTTTATTCTGTAAAGTAAAAGCCATATCTGTCCTTTTAAATTGGCGCAAAAATACTGCAATAATGCAAGGGGTGAACAGTTGTTAGTTTTTTATTTAAATAAAAAGAACAGTTTTGGATTATCTTAACAGCAAAAAAATATGCGATTTTCAGCTACTGTTTCAGCGCTTCAATCAGAGCCAGTTATTCAATTAGCAGACAACAACAATCACTGCAAGGCTGAAATCTATGCATTTGGCAGTATTCTGAACCATTTTAGCATTCAGATAGAAGGTAATTCAGTTAACTGTATTGATGGATTTGAATCGCCTCAACAGGCAGCCCGCGACATTAGAGGGGCATTTAAAAGCGCTAAAATCAGTCCTTTCGTTTGCCGTTTACACAAAGGAACCTATACATTCAATCAAGAAAATTATACTATACAGAAGAACTATTTGAATGAGCATGCCCTGCATGGTTTATTGTATGATGCCCACTTTACAATCGATCAAATTCAGGCAACCGAAAAAGAAGCACAGGTTACATTAAGCTATCATTACAAGGGAACAGATGCAGGCTATCCTTTCCCTTTCCAGATGCAAATTATCTGGACATTGTCTGATAAACATCAATTACGCGCAACAACCAGAATAATCCACCAAAATCAAGTGGCCATTCCTTATGCTGATGGTTGGCATCCTTATTTTAGTCTAGGAGGAAAAGTAGACGACTACCAGTTGCAATTTGATGCTGACACTCAACTTGAATTTGATGAAACGCTTATCCCAACCGGCAAAAAACTAGCAGATACCCGATTTCTTACACCAAGATCACTGGAAGGTATTTTTCTTGACAATTCCTTTGTATTAAAAGAAAACGGATCCTGTACGCTATATTACAACTCATTAAAATTAACGGTAACACCTGATGAGGCATACCCCATATTACAAGTATACACACCACCTCACAGAAACAGTATAGCAATTGAAAATTTATCCGGCGCACCGGATAACTTCAACAACCAAATTGGCTTACTCAACTTAGTACCCAATAAGTGGTATGAATTCACTACCGCTTTTCAGCTAAGCAGTTTATAAATCAACAACGGCAGTCATAGAAATTTCTACATTCACGCCACGTGGTAACCCTTTCACAGCAACGGTTTCCC is a genomic window of Sediminibacterium sp. TEGAF015 containing:
- a CDS encoding aldose 1-epimerase — encoded protein: MRFSATVSALQSEPVIQLADNNNHCKAEIYAFGSILNHFSIQIEGNSVNCIDGFESPQQAARDIRGAFKSAKISPFVCRLHKGTYTFNQENYTIQKNYLNEHALHGLLYDAHFTIDQIQATEKEAQVTLSYHYKGTDAGYPFPFQMQIIWTLSDKHQLRATTRIIHQNQVAIPYADGWHPYFSLGGKVDDYQLQFDADTQLEFDETLIPTGKKLADTRFLTPRSLEGIFLDNSFVLKENGSCTLYYNSLKLTVTPDEAYPILQVYTPPHRNSIAIENLSGAPDNFNNQIGLLNLVPNKWYEFTTAFQLSSL